One Elaeis guineensis isolate ETL-2024a chromosome 10, EG11, whole genome shotgun sequence genomic window carries:
- the LOC140852176 gene encoding probable disease resistance protein At1g59620, whose amino-acid sequence MLVDRLLKTSHEKKVLVYAITGMGGIGKTTLAWKIFNHEMIQSSFNQIRPAWVCISKAYEQTTVLKKIIMAFKGGQDESQCSDDELPNKLRQLVTGKKFFLVLDDVWSIEVWDEVLKPLLPDAGPGSRILITTRNTAISKGMDAERCHAVQKLSSEDSWSLLCKMVFRGAGMRD is encoded by the coding sequence ATGCTGGTAGATCGGTTGCTGAAAACAAGCCATGAAAAGAAGGTGCTCGTTTATGCGATTACCGGGATGGGCGGGATCGGTAAAACAACTCTCGCTTGGAAAATCTTCAACCACGAGATGATCCAAAGTAGCTTTAACCAGATTCGGCCGGCGTGGGTGTGCATATCTAAAGCCTATGAGCAAACGACTGTGCTGAAGAAGATCATCATGGCTTTCAAAGGTGGTCAAGATGAGAGCCAGTGCTCGGACGACGAATTGCCGAATAAACTCCGCCAGCTTGTTACTGGGAAGAAATTTTTTCTGGTGTTGGACGATGTTTGGAGCATAGAAGTATGGGATGAAGTGCTGAAGCCACTCCTACCGGATGCCGGCCCCGGCAGCCGTATATTGATTACCACCAGGAACACAGCCATTTCAAAGGGCATGGACGCCGAACGCTGCCACGCGGTACAGAAACTGTCTTCCGAAGATAGCTGGTCCCTGCTTTGCAAGATGGTGTTTCGGGGGGCGGGGATGAGAGACTGA